In one Paenibacillus sp. JQZ6Y-1 genomic region, the following are encoded:
- the aroC gene encoding chorismate synthase yields the protein MSIRYLTAGETHGPQLTAIIEGLPSGLELDFEALNFQLARRQKGYGRGRRMQIEKDTADIVGGVRHGYTTGAPVAMVVVNNDWKHWTKIMNIEPMEGTDEEKRRVHRPRPGHADLNGGLKYNHKDLRNVLERSSARETAIRVGVGALARQFLAQFGIKIGGQVIRIGEIEAPANDLPLDELIARTEESSVRVVDKETEQKMEAYIDQIKKEGDSIGGIVECIVEGVPVGLGTFVQYDRKLDARIAQAIMSINAFKGVEIGIGFEAGHIRGSQVHDEILYTEERGYHRATNRLGGFEGGMTNGMPIVVRGVMKPIPTLYKPLQSVDIDTKEPFTAQVERSDACAVPAASVVMESVVAWEVAKAFLEKFGGDSMTEIRKNYDNYLAQLEAY from the coding sequence ATGAGTATACGTTACTTGACAGCAGGGGAGACGCACGGTCCCCAGTTGACTGCGATTATTGAGGGATTGCCAAGCGGATTGGAGCTTGATTTTGAAGCGTTGAATTTCCAACTGGCACGTCGTCAAAAAGGATACGGTCGCGGTCGTCGTATGCAGATTGAGAAGGATACAGCGGATATTGTGGGTGGCGTACGCCACGGGTATACAACAGGTGCACCAGTAGCAATGGTTGTTGTCAACAACGACTGGAAGCACTGGACCAAAATTATGAATATCGAGCCGATGGAAGGCACGGATGAAGAAAAACGCCGTGTACATCGTCCACGTCCGGGTCATGCTGATCTGAACGGCGGTTTGAAATACAATCATAAAGACCTGCGCAACGTACTGGAGCGTTCCAGTGCACGTGAAACGGCAATCCGTGTCGGTGTAGGCGCATTGGCTCGCCAATTCTTGGCGCAATTCGGTATCAAAATCGGTGGACAGGTCATTCGTATCGGCGAGATTGAAGCGCCTGCGAATGATTTGCCACTGGATGAACTGATTGCTCGTACAGAGGAATCCTCGGTACGTGTCGTAGACAAGGAAACCGAGCAAAAGATGGAAGCATACATCGATCAGATCAAAAAAGAAGGCGATTCGATCGGTGGTATTGTGGAATGTATCGTAGAAGGCGTACCGGTCGGTCTGGGTACATTTGTACAATATGATCGTAAGCTGGATGCACGTATTGCACAGGCAATCATGTCGATCAATGCGTTCAAGGGTGTGGAGATCGGTATCGGCTTTGAAGCTGGACATATTCGCGGTTCGCAAGTACATGATGAGATTCTGTACACCGAGGAGCGCGGCTACCACCGTGCAACAAACCGTCTGGGCGGTTTTGAAGGCGGTATGACCAACGGAATGCCAATCGTCGTACGCGGCGTGATGAAGCCGATCCCGACGCTGTACAAGCCGCTGCAAAGTGTAGACATTGATACGAAGGAACCGTTTACCGCACAGGTGGAACGTTCCGACGCATGTGCTGTACCTGCGGCAAGCGTAGTGATGGAGAGTGTGGTTGCCTGGGAAGTTGCCAAGGCTTTCCTTGAAAAATTCGGCGGCGACTCCATGACTGAGATTCGTAAAAACTACGACAATTACCTCGCACAGCTGGAAGCCTACTGA
- a CDS encoding CheR family methyltransferase has product MLTNDAIQPDADYAGFIKKVKDNTGIDLAQYKEAQMKRRLTTLRTKNGFSTFSAFFDAMLKDKALFYEFLDRMTINVSEFWRNPNRWEVLRDTILPELQRTSKNLKVWSAACSTGEEPYTLATILADKNLLSSSTLHATDIDDGALEKAKKAIYLERSLKDVPADVVKRYFTAQGPMFSVNDTLKKSIQFRKGNLLTDKFETGYDLIVCRNVMIYFTEEAKHLLYHKFAASLRPGGVLFVGSTEQIFSPGQYGFDSSETFFYQKKG; this is encoded by the coding sequence ATGCTTACGAATGATGCCATTCAACCGGATGCGGATTATGCCGGCTTTATCAAAAAAGTAAAAGACAATACAGGAATCGATCTGGCACAGTACAAAGAAGCGCAGATGAAACGCCGTCTGACGACGCTGCGTACCAAAAACGGATTCTCCACATTCAGCGCATTCTTCGATGCCATGCTGAAGGACAAAGCATTGTTTTACGAGTTCCTCGACCGGATGACGATCAACGTATCTGAATTCTGGCGTAACCCGAACCGTTGGGAAGTGTTGCGCGATACGATTCTGCCCGAGTTGCAGCGGACCAGCAAAAACCTGAAAGTATGGAGTGCTGCCTGCTCAACTGGCGAAGAACCATATACGCTTGCAACGATTCTTGCGGACAAAAACCTGCTTTCGTCCAGCACGCTGCACGCCACCGATATTGACGACGGTGCTCTGGAAAAAGCCAAAAAGGCGATCTATCTGGAACGCTCGCTCAAGGACGTGCCGGCGGACGTGGTCAAACGGTATTTCACTGCCCAAGGTCCGATGTTCAGTGTAAATGATACGCTGAAAAAATCGATTCAGTTCCGTAAGGGCAATCTGCTGACGGATAAGTTTGAAACAGGCTATGATCTGATCGTATGCCGTAATGTCATGATCTACTTTACTGAAGAAGCAAAGCATTTGCTGTATCACAAGTTTGCAGCAAGTCTGCGTCCGGGCGGCGTTCTGTTTGTAGGCAGCACGGAGCAGATTTTTTCTCCGGGTCAATACGGATTTGATTCCTCCGAGACATTCTTTTATCAGAAAAAAGGTTGA
- the ndk gene encoding nucleoside-diphosphate kinase, translated as MERTFLMIKPDGVQRGLIGRIISRLEDKGFKLIGGKFLIPTEEQAKNHYAEHEGKVFYGELIDFITSGPVFAMVWEGDDVITLSRMLMGKTQVKEALPGTIRGDFAAHTPFNLIHGSDSPESAEREIANFFAPTELSVYEKNISAWL; from the coding sequence ATGGAACGAACATTTTTGATGATTAAACCTGACGGAGTACAACGTGGGTTAATCGGACGCATTATCAGTCGCTTGGAAGACAAAGGATTCAAATTGATCGGAGGCAAATTCCTCATTCCTACCGAGGAGCAAGCCAAAAACCATTATGCGGAACACGAAGGCAAAGTATTTTACGGGGAATTGATTGATTTCATTACCTCTGGTCCCGTGTTCGCGATGGTGTGGGAAGGCGATGATGTGATCACCCTTTCCCGTATGCTAATGGGCAAAACCCAAGTAAAGGAAGCTTTGCCGGGTACAATCCGTGGCGATTTTGCCGCGCATACGCCGTTTAATCTGATTCATGGCTCCGATTCGCCAGAAAGTGCGGAACGGGAAATCGCCAACTTTTTCGCTCCAACCGAGTTAAGCGTTTACGAAAAAAACATTTCGGCCTGGCTCTAA
- a CDS encoding polyprenyl synthetase family protein produces the protein MKLLDIFGTLKKDMNVIERELSRSIDTDHALLNEASLHLLKAGGKRLRPAFVLLGGKYGTYDLEKLSNVAVPLELIHMASLVHDDVIDDAETRRGQLTVKSKWDNRIAMYTGDYIYAKALVIVARLQNPEIHRVLAKAMVQMSIGEMEQIRDFFNTEQTIRRYLLRIRRKTALLIAISCQLGGLAADAPAAHTRQLYRYGYNVGMAFQIRDDVLDLCGTEKQIGKPPGSDLRQGNITLPVLLALQEQELNQPLLSEIRRIHEADGQTDVKTAVNMVKNSQGIERAEQLADRYIQKAMDALQQLPEGKTRKHLQEIAHFVAKRSH, from the coding sequence ATGAAACTACTGGATATTTTCGGGACACTAAAAAAAGACATGAACGTCATTGAACGAGAACTGAGCCGCAGCATTGATACCGACCATGCACTGCTGAATGAGGCTTCACTACATCTGTTAAAAGCGGGAGGAAAGCGGCTTCGTCCTGCTTTTGTGCTGCTCGGCGGCAAATACGGCACATACGATCTAGAAAAGCTTAGCAATGTCGCTGTACCACTGGAGCTGATCCATATGGCATCGCTAGTGCATGACGATGTAATTGATGATGCGGAAACGCGTCGCGGTCAATTGACCGTCAAATCAAAATGGGATAACCGGATTGCGATGTACACGGGCGATTATATTTATGCCAAAGCGTTAGTCATCGTTGCCCGTTTGCAAAACCCAGAGATTCACCGCGTACTGGCAAAAGCAATGGTACAGATGTCAATCGGTGAAATGGAGCAAATCCGCGACTTTTTCAATACCGAGCAAACGATCCGTCGCTACCTACTGCGTATCCGCCGCAAAACGGCTTTGCTGATCGCCATCAGTTGCCAACTTGGCGGACTGGCAGCCGACGCACCGGCTGCCCATACACGTCAGCTATATCGTTACGGCTACAACGTCGGCATGGCTTTCCAAATCCGCGACGATGTGCTCGACCTGTGCGGTACCGAAAAACAAATCGGTAAACCACCAGGCAGCGATCTGCGCCAAGGCAACATTACATTACCTGTGCTGCTGGCACTTCAAGAACAGGAGTTAAACCAGCCCCTGCTCTCCGAAATCCGCCGCATCCACGAAGCCGACGGTCAAACAGACGTCAAAACAGCGGTTAATATGGTCAAAAACAGCCAAGGTATCGAACGCGCCGAACAGCTAGCTGATCGCTATATCCAAAAAGCAATGGATGCGCTACAACAACTGCCAGAAGGCAAAACCCGCAAACACTTGCAAGAAATCGCCCATTTCGTAGCCAAACGCTCCCACTAA
- a CDS encoding menaquinone biosynthesis protein, which yields MTKFELPIQIGKIEYTNDWPIYQHFQPEELSVSAVIHSDLPANLNRGLLEDRLYVTPVSSFAYGTRSQDFWLLPDLSVSAQNAVGSILLFSRKPVAELGNGTIALTNTSATSVNLLKIILQKRYGFAPDYVSMNPNLDEMMDSCDAALLIGDHAIEAARRDSGYIVTDLGREWKSWTGHSMTFAVWAVNKQFAAAYPELVTEIGAGLRSSKQQSLHNLEPVIAEAQRKMGGEHDYWEHYFRQLWYDFGIQEQQGLALYFRYAYELGLLDHEVNMELWTDNTMTRVNE from the coding sequence GTGACGAAGTTTGAATTGCCGATTCAAATTGGTAAAATTGAATATACGAATGATTGGCCGATCTATCAGCATTTTCAACCAGAGGAGCTGTCGGTATCGGCAGTGATTCATAGTGATCTGCCTGCTAACCTGAATCGCGGACTGCTGGAAGATCGGCTGTATGTAACGCCGGTATCCTCATTTGCTTATGGAACGCGGTCGCAGGACTTCTGGCTGTTGCCTGATCTATCGGTCAGTGCTCAGAATGCGGTCGGATCAATTCTTCTGTTTTCCAGAAAACCGGTAGCAGAGCTGGGAAATGGAACGATTGCGCTGACAAATACTTCGGCTACCTCCGTGAATTTGCTGAAAATCATTTTGCAAAAACGGTATGGATTTGCGCCGGACTATGTATCGATGAATCCGAATCTAGATGAAATGATGGACAGCTGCGATGCCGCCCTGCTGATCGGTGATCATGCGATTGAAGCAGCGCGTCGGGATAGTGGATATATCGTGACCGATCTGGGGCGCGAATGGAAATCATGGACAGGGCACAGCATGACCTTTGCGGTATGGGCGGTTAACAAGCAATTTGCCGCAGCATATCCAGAGCTTGTTACGGAGATTGGAGCAGGTTTGCGAAGCAGTAAACAGCAAAGTCTGCACAATCTTGAACCGGTCATTGCTGAAGCGCAGCGCAAGATGGGCGGCGAGCACGACTACTGGGAACATTATTTCCGCCAATTGTGGTATGATTTTGGTATACAGGAACAGCAGGGATTGGCGCTGTATTTCCGTTACGCGTATGAGCTTGGCCTGCTGGACCATGAAGTGAACATGGAATTATGGACTGACAATACGATGACACGGGTGAACGAATGA
- a CDS encoding UbiX family flavin prenyltransferase, giving the protein MAVNEEHPSSLSASTVVGNDRVQSNHAGQRYVIGITGASGSVYGIRLAEVLLSLGYSVHLVISNAGWRVLKEEMDWSASGRDEMLSQHFGHLPGKLVYHSFSDIGASIASGSFRVKAMIIIPCSMGTLANIAGGMSTNLMTRAADVMIKEERKLVIVPRETPLHAIHLENMLKLARLGVSIVPAMPAFYYRPKTLEDAVDFMVGKVLDLLGIDHDLFERWGNDRDEV; this is encoded by the coding sequence ATGGCTGTAAACGAGGAACATCCATCATCACTATCTGCTTCGACTGTTGTTGGAAACGATCGTGTTCAATCTAATCATGCCGGTCAGCGTTATGTGATCGGCATTACCGGCGCTAGCGGCTCTGTATATGGCATTCGTCTTGCTGAGGTGCTGCTGTCGCTTGGCTATAGCGTGCATTTGGTCATTTCAAATGCGGGCTGGCGTGTCTTGAAGGAAGAAATGGATTGGTCGGCTTCTGGGCGGGACGAGATGCTATCGCAGCATTTCGGTCATCTGCCGGGTAAGCTGGTATACCATTCCTTTTCCGATATTGGCGCTTCCATTGCTAGCGGCTCGTTCCGGGTCAAAGCGATGATTATTATTCCATGCTCTATGGGCACGCTAGCGAATATTGCCGGCGGCATGTCCACCAATCTGATGACCCGCGCAGCGGATGTCATGATTAAAGAAGAGCGCAAACTGGTTATAGTTCCAAGAGAAACACCGCTGCATGCGATCCATCTGGAGAACATGCTCAAGCTGGCACGCTTGGGAGTCAGCATCGTTCCGGCCATGCCGGCTTTTTATTATCGTCCGAAAACACTGGAAGATGCGGTTGACTTCATGGTTGGCAAAGTGCTCGATCTGCTTGGGATCGATCATGATTTATTTGAACGATGGGGGAATGACCGTGACGAAGTTTGA
- a CDS encoding UbiA-like polyprenyltransferase — protein MFKKIKIFLEMIKIEHTLFALPFAFMGAMLGSYVVNGHLPTWQQVVWILVAMVGARSAAMGLNRLIDRTFDGKNPRTMMRAIPAGLLRSGEVVIFIVISLVVFFWAVTELSPLALRLLPIAVFMLIFYSFTKRFTWLCHVVLGMTIALAPLGGWVAVTGTVTWTAIVFFVAITFWTAGFDVIYACDDEEFDRKEGLHSIPSRFGIPRALKIAQGFHVITAIGLISLFFIAHLGWWYAAGVVIACAILFYQHYIVKPKDLSRLQTAFFTMNGALSIIMFAFTLIDLAVKQWL, from the coding sequence ATGTTTAAGAAAATTAAAATCTTTTTGGAAATGATCAAAATTGAGCATACGTTATTTGCATTGCCATTTGCCTTTATGGGTGCCATGCTTGGCTCCTATGTCGTAAATGGACATTTGCCGACATGGCAGCAGGTCGTTTGGATTCTGGTTGCTATGGTCGGCGCACGCAGCGCGGCGATGGGATTGAATCGTCTGATCGACCGTACATTTGATGGCAAAAATCCGCGTACCATGATGCGTGCTATTCCGGCAGGACTGCTGCGCTCCGGCGAAGTGGTTATTTTTATCGTTATCTCGTTAGTGGTCTTCTTCTGGGCGGTGACTGAGCTATCTCCGCTGGCGTTACGATTGCTGCCGATTGCAGTGTTTATGCTCATCTTCTATTCGTTTACTAAACGCTTTACGTGGCTGTGCCATGTCGTGCTAGGGATGACCATTGCACTCGCGCCATTGGGTGGTTGGGTAGCGGTTACTGGCACGGTTACTTGGACAGCAATCGTGTTCTTTGTTGCGATTACGTTCTGGACAGCAGGCTTTGATGTGATTTATGCCTGTGATGATGAAGAGTTTGACCGCAAGGAAGGGCTGCATTCGATTCCGAGCCGCTTTGGTATTCCGCGTGCATTGAAAATTGCGCAAGGCTTCCACGTCATTACGGCGATTGGTCTGATCAGTTTGTTCTTTATCGCGCATCTCGGCTGGTGGTACGCCGCTGGTGTCGTGATCGCATGTGCAATTTTGTTCTATCAACATTATATTGTAAAACCAAAAGATTTGAGCCGCCTGCAAACGGCGTTCTTTACGATGAATGGTGCACTCAGCATCATCATGTTTGCATTCACGCTTATTGATCTGGCGGTGAAACAATGGCTGTAA
- a CDS encoding demethylmenaquinone methyltransferase gives MSKPESAKPKEQFVQSVFESIAPKYDMMNDVLSFRMHKTWRKFTMKKMNVQQGDSALDVCCGTCDWTLSIAEASKTGKIYGLDFSPNMLSVGQTKIDRDGWQDNITLTQGNAMDLPFEDNSFDYATIGFGLRNVPDLEKTLREMQRVVKPGGMVVCLELSKPTWQPFKGIYYFYFQNLLPLMGRLVAKRYEQYKWLPDSLKAFPGRAELANVFSQIGLQQVQAYPLTGGIAALHIGIKEK, from the coding sequence ATGAGCAAACCGGAAAGTGCAAAACCGAAAGAACAATTCGTGCAATCTGTATTTGAATCGATTGCGCCGAAATACGATATGATGAATGATGTGCTCAGCTTCCGCATGCACAAAACCTGGCGCAAATTTACTATGAAAAAAATGAATGTACAGCAAGGTGATTCTGCGCTGGATGTATGCTGCGGAACATGTGATTGGACACTGAGCATCGCTGAAGCAAGCAAAACAGGCAAAATTTATGGGCTGGATTTCAGTCCCAATATGCTCAGCGTTGGTCAGACGAAGATCGACCGCGATGGCTGGCAGGATAATATTACGCTCACACAGGGAAATGCGATGGATTTGCCATTTGAAGACAATTCCTTCGATTATGCAACGATTGGCTTTGGTTTGCGCAATGTGCCTGATCTGGAAAAGACATTGCGCGAAATGCAGCGCGTCGTGAAACCGGGTGGTATGGTTGTATGTCTGGAGCTATCTAAGCCAACATGGCAGCCGTTCAAAGGCATCTATTATTTCTATTTTCAAAATTTGCTGCCGTTGATGGGACGTCTTGTCGCCAAGCGGTATGAGCAGTATAAATGGCTGCCGGATTCACTGAAGGCATTTCCGGGGCGGGCTGAGCTTGCTAATGTGTTCAGCCAAATTGGTTTGCAGCAGGTGCAGGCGTATCCGCTGACTGGCGGAATTGCCGCACTTCATATTGGAATCAAGGAGAAGTAG
- a CDS encoding heptaprenyl diphosphate synthase component 1, with protein sequence MKPYRLLETSQKYTEYDMIQKHTEVAGFPDVRARLLHLFLSQAGSHHLQIHADELFPLVTGLVQMALDTHDMIDTSPAHQQEEQMRSRQLNVLAGDYFSSRFYELLAKAGEIQMVSRLSEAICENNRLKMNLYEQSQRGTLTAEQYMEASIQLKMQLFLSFTPYIAEEQRQLWEQLLYLFSRCELLATELNPGQAEQPFGHFRLYDALEQAPERRNELYREPQNSPRWQEWDAVYGTTARLEKLLGHALAAIGERLQQSDQDALQSEISGLTSSYAKLVHQV encoded by the coding sequence ATGAAACCGTATCGCTTGTTGGAAACATCCCAAAAATATACCGAATACGATATGATTCAAAAGCATACAGAGGTTGCCGGATTTCCGGATGTCCGTGCCCGCTTGCTGCACCTGTTTTTAAGTCAGGCAGGCAGCCATCATTTGCAAATACATGCGGATGAATTGTTTCCCCTTGTGACTGGTCTGGTACAGATGGCACTCGATACGCATGATATGATCGATACCTCACCTGCCCATCAGCAGGAGGAGCAGATGAGATCACGTCAGTTGAATGTACTAGCAGGCGACTATTTCAGTAGCCGATTTTACGAATTGCTAGCTAAAGCAGGCGAGATTCAGATGGTATCGCGTCTCAGTGAAGCGATCTGTGAGAACAACCGATTGAAAATGAATCTGTACGAGCAATCGCAGCGTGGTACATTGACAGCGGAACAATATATGGAAGCAAGCATACAGCTGAAGATGCAGCTGTTTCTTTCGTTTACCCCGTATATCGCTGAGGAGCAACGTCAGTTGTGGGAGCAATTACTGTATCTGTTTAGCCGCTGTGAATTGCTGGCAACCGAGTTGAATCCCGGTCAGGCAGAGCAGCCATTCGGTCATTTCCGCTTATACGATGCGTTAGAGCAAGCACCGGAGCGCCGAAATGAATTGTACAGGGAGCCGCAAAATAGTCCGCGCTGGCAGGAGTGGGATGCTGTTTACGGTACAACCGCCCGTCTCGAAAAACTGCTCGGACATGCACTGGCAGCCATTGGCGAACGATTGCAGCAGAGTGATCAGGATGCGCTTCAAAGTGAAATATCCGGTCTGACCAGTAGCTACGCCAAGCTTGTTCATCAGGTGTGA
- the mtrB gene encoding trp RNA-binding attenuation protein MtrB, whose translation MQPSNDNNYVNSEYVVVKAKDNGVQVIGLTRGRDTRFHHTEKLDKGEVLIVQFTENTSAIKIRGDAEVQTKHGTMHTDV comes from the coding sequence ATGCAGCCATCTAACGATAATAATTACGTGAATAGCGAATATGTAGTGGTCAAAGCAAAAGACAACGGCGTGCAGGTGATCGGATTGACCCGAGGCCGCGATACACGCTTCCATCATACCGAGAAGCTGGACAAGGGCGAAGTGCTGATCGTCCAATTTACCGAAAATACATCAGCGATCAAAATTCGTGGCGATGCGGAAGTGCAGACCAAGCATGGCACGATGCATACGGATGTTTGA
- a CDS encoding HU family DNA-binding protein, which produces MNKTDLIAQVIEKTELQKKDATKAVDAVFEAIASALQSGDKVQLVGFGNFEVRERSARKGRNPQTGEEIEIAASKIPAFKPGKALKDGIK; this is translated from the coding sequence ATGAACAAAACAGATCTGATCGCACAAGTGATTGAAAAAACCGAACTGCAAAAGAAAGATGCGACAAAAGCGGTTGATGCTGTCTTTGAAGCTATCGCAAGCGCTCTGCAAAGCGGCGATAAAGTACAACTGGTTGGTTTTGGTAACTTTGAAGTTCGTGAGCGTTCCGCCCGTAAAGGTCGTAACCCACAAACTGGCGAAGAAATCGAAATCGCTGCCAGCAAAATCCCGGCTTTCAAGCCTGGTAAAGCGTTGAAAGATGGAATTAAATAA
- a CDS encoding 2Fe-2S iron-sulfur cluster-binding protein: MSRVEKVNVQLLPSGRSIQVSAGTTVLQAIRRAGVSLPVRCDGRAACLMCKVQVQVQPGEQGSGDGLSAPNAAEQRKLGSQLHEGIRLGCQARVDASTTIIVPEDRLKVAIRRQLEQQNDDLSDW; the protein is encoded by the coding sequence ATGAGTAGAGTAGAGAAAGTGAATGTGCAGCTGCTGCCATCTGGGCGTTCTATACAGGTGAGTGCGGGTACAACAGTATTGCAGGCGATTCGGCGAGCAGGTGTATCACTTCCAGTGCGCTGCGATGGACGAGCAGCATGTCTAATGTGCAAAGTACAAGTACAAGTACAGCCGGGCGAGCAGGGGAGTGGCGATGGATTATCAGCGCCAAATGCCGCCGAACAGCGCAAGCTAGGAAGTCAGTTACATGAAGGCATCCGACTGGGCTGTCAGGCGAGAGTAGATGCATCGACGACCATTATCGTGCCAGAAGATCGGCTCAAGGTGGCGATTCGTAGACAGTTGGAGCAGCAGAACGATGATTTGAGCGATTGGTAG
- a CDS encoding NAD(P)H-dependent glycerol-3-phosphate dehydrogenase, with translation MSDKVTVLVAGSWGTALACVLADNGFHVSLWARTPEQAAEINNLHRNSRYLPEADLPSSIVATSNLEEAMLDTAAVIIVAPSKAMREVCQQMKPFYHEDMLCVHATKGFETGSLKRMSTVISEELNMPENDVVVLSGPSHAEEVVKRMPTTVVVAAGNEKAAAAAQMLFMNEEYFRVYTNRDTIGVELAGALKNIIALGAGLSDGLGFGDNAKAALLTRGIAEMVRVGSEMGANPLTFSGLAGIGDLVVTGTSKHSRNWRAGYMLGQGKTLDEVMNSMNMVVEGVRSTQAAHDMSRRHQVQMPIAEQLYRVLFEQADPRTAVEALMGRDPKNEMESMKLETWRQWHS, from the coding sequence TTGTCTGATAAGGTGACTGTTCTGGTAGCTGGAAGCTGGGGAACCGCGCTTGCCTGTGTACTAGCGGACAACGGATTTCACGTATCGCTGTGGGCACGTACGCCTGAGCAAGCCGCAGAAATCAACAATCTTCACCGCAATAGCCGGTATTTGCCGGAAGCTGACTTACCATCATCCATCGTTGCGACTTCCAATTTGGAAGAAGCGATGCTGGATACGGCTGCTGTCATCATCGTTGCACCGTCCAAAGCGATGCGCGAGGTATGTCAGCAGATGAAGCCGTTTTACCATGAGGATATGCTATGTGTACACGCAACGAAGGGCTTTGAAACCGGATCACTGAAACGGATGTCTACGGTAATCAGCGAGGAGCTGAATATGCCGGAGAACGATGTGGTTGTATTATCCGGTCCGAGCCATGCGGAAGAAGTCGTGAAGCGTATGCCGACAACGGTTGTTGTAGCAGCGGGGAATGAAAAAGCAGCTGCTGCTGCGCAAATGCTCTTTATGAATGAAGAATATTTCCGCGTGTACACCAATCGCGATACGATTGGCGTAGAACTAGCGGGTGCATTGAAAAATATCATTGCCCTTGGTGCTGGTCTATCGGATGGTCTGGGCTTTGGTGATAATGCCAAGGCTGCACTACTAACTCGTGGAATCGCCGAAATGGTGCGTGTAGGCAGTGAAATGGGTGCCAATCCGCTCACCTTTTCTGGACTTGCTGGCATCGGCGATCTCGTTGTTACTGGTACGAGCAAACATAGTCGTAACTGGCGCGCTGGATATATGCTAGGTCAAGGCAAAACGTTGGATGAAGTAATGAATTCGATGAATATGGTCGTGGAAGGCGTACGCAGCACACAAGCGGCGCATGATATGTCCCGTCGTCATCAGGTGCAGATGCCGATTGCTGAGCAGCTGTATCGTGTACTGTTTGAACAAGCGGACCCACGCACAGCCGTAGAAGCACTCATGGGTCGTGACCCGAAGAATGAAATGGAATCGATGAAGCTGGAAACATGGAGGCAGTGGCATTCTTGA
- the plsY gene encoding glycerol-3-phosphate 1-O-acyltransferase PlsY produces the protein MILSVLAIIISYLLGSISFSVLIAKSIKGIDIRDHGSGNAGATNTLRVLGKGPAIAVLLLDAVKGIVAVWIGVWLSTTPDFWIPALCGLAAILGHNWPIYFNFRGGKGIATTIGVLATLCIVPTLIAGVFAILSIVFTRYVSLGSLILVTLTPILLLIMGYTAPIVTVSIVIWALGVWRHRANVGRILKGTESKIGAKADKGGSKVV, from the coding sequence GTGATCTTATCTGTGTTGGCTATCATTATCAGTTATTTGCTCGGCTCGATCAGCTTCAGCGTGCTGATCGCCAAAAGTATCAAAGGTATCGACATTCGTGATCATGGTAGTGGCAATGCCGGCGCAACCAATACGCTGCGCGTACTCGGCAAAGGACCGGCGATTGCCGTTTTGCTGCTAGATGCGGTCAAAGGCATCGTTGCTGTCTGGATTGGTGTCTGGCTGAGTACTACACCAGACTTTTGGATTCCCGCGCTGTGTGGGTTGGCTGCGATTCTGGGGCATAACTGGCCGATCTATTTTAACTTCCGTGGTGGTAAAGGGATTGCGACTACGATCGGTGTACTGGCAACGCTCTGTATTGTGCCTACACTGATTGCTGGTGTATTCGCTATTCTGTCGATTGTATTTACCCGTTATGTATCGCTCGGTTCGTTGATCCTTGTTACGTTGACGCCGATTCTGCTGCTGATTATGGGCTATACGGCACCGATTGTAACGGTCAGTATTGTGATCTGGGCACTGGGCGTATGGCGTCACCGGGCCAATGTAGGCCGGATCCTAAAAGGCACCGAAAGTAAAATCGGAGCTAAAGCGGACAAGGGAGGAAGCAAAGTTGTCTGA